GTACTGAATCGATTTGAAAATTTTTTGATTAATACAGCCGAGGAAGGATGCGAGTACATAAAACAGATAGGGGAAAATAATGTCAAACTAATGCTTGATACTTTTCATATGAATATTGAGGAAGAAAGTTTCGGTGAAGCCATAAGAAAGACAGGAAAATATCTGGGACATTTTCATACGGGAGAGTGCAATCGTATGGTTCCGGGAAAAGGCCGTATTCCCTGGAAGGAAATTGGAGATGCCCTTTCCGATATTGGTTATAATCAGGCCGTGGTCATGGAACCTTTTGTCCAAATGGGAGGAAGGGTTGGCCAGGATGTTAAGCTTTGGAGAGAGATGTATCCAAATATTTCGGAAGAGAAACTGGATGAGGATGCCAGGCAGGCATTGAACTTTCAAAGATATCTCCTGAATCGATAAGACGATTCTACTTATAAAGAAGACCTTACAGCCGCTGTCATTTCACAAGATAAAATGATAGTGGCTGTGAGGTTCTATTGAATTTTACTTCTTGCCGTAAGTTTTTATGGTTTCAAACATGGCTTCCAGGTTCTCTCTTTTGGCATTGTCTATGCTGCCATTTGTATCAAAGATATATCCCCCTCCGGGAGCGCATGTATCGATAAGATTTTTGCAATAATCAATCACCTGTTGTTTCGTGCCGAATTCCAAGAGATAAATCGGCAGGTTACCGCTGATACAGGCAACATCTCCGAGAATTCTTTTTGCTTCTTTCATGTCTACCGTTTCAAAATGATAGAGTACTTTACCCTTAGGAACATCTGCTAATTGTTCAATCCGCGTATTGTATTTGCCCTCTGTATAGATAAACGGAGTGACTCCCATATCAATCAAAGCCAGTATAATCTTCTTTAATGGTTTCCAGTAGAGCTTTTCATACTGCCGGGGATTCATAAATCCATCCATACCCTTATGAAGTGGGAAGAACACCCGTTTTACCGGCATAGGAACTGCTTTGAAATAAGAGTAAGATGCAATTTGTATGTCCGCCAGTATATCACAAGCGGCCTCGACTTCATCCGGGCATTCCAGCTGGTCAGCCAGGGCACCAAGTGTTCCACGGTAATAGTCACCTAAAATGTCGAAGGGAGCTTCACCGACCCCGGTAATAAATGGAGGAAAGCCCAGATTGGCCAGGGAGCTTGAAACTGAATTGGTGGCAGCAGCAGCCTTCTTATCTTCTTCTCCTATTTTGGAAAGCAGGGAAAATGCTTCCTGAGCCTGCGTGGAATAGAGAGAAGCCAGCGGGGTGGTACTAAGTACAATGGAAGGAACAAAATTAATATCACCCAGACCTTTTAAAGCAGGAAAAGCGCGGGGAATATATTTACGCAGCATAAAACCGGTAAAATCACTAATCAATTCAGGATATTCTTCCTGTGACATGAATTCCCGTTCAATGACCTGATGGGTGGAAAAATCAGGGACTCTGGTTCCCGGTCGGCCTGGCCAGTCAATCATACTGGACTGAGCCAGTTCATTGGCCCTTCCGCTGGTGAAAGCAGTATGGGTTGTGGCATCAGGTTGAAACAACTCATAATAATGTACAAGGGCTTCAGAGGCCCGATCATAATTATACATACTGTCCTTATATGTAGCTCCGTCCAGAACATAGGGATATGCCCCAATGAAAGGAGCAATAGGGACACGGTCGCTTTCTTTTAATGCAATTGCATCTTCAACTCGTTTGAGACGTTCCTGATATAATTTCTGATTTGATTCTGACATATAACATTCTCCTCCTTTAATTGCATATTTTATAGGAATATTTTTGTAGACCAATATGTATATAAAAACCCTTAAACATACAATACCATGCACAGATACTGCGGTAAATCCTGTAGAGTTATTGACTTTATACACTTAATTTCCTATACTTTATAGGAGAGCTCGAAAGGGGGGATTATATGCGTCTCAGCATGGCGGTTTTATATGAATATTTTGAAAAGAGAGATGGAGAAATATGGGGAGAGCCGGAAAAATCGCTTTATCTAAAGGGTGCAGTCTGGTATAGAAAGGGTGGGTCAGAGAAAACTTCTGATCTCATATATGTAGGTTATGCGGAGGATATGGAAGGGGAACCTGAAGGAGAGTTTCATGGGATATGTCTGATCGGTAATCAGGTGCTACAAAAACAGAGAAGACGGAATTGGATTTATCTTTCCGGAAACAAAGTGCTTCCTGATGTTTTCAATGAAGTACAGAACTTGTTTTTCTATTATCAGGAATGGGAAGAGGAGCTGCATAAAGCCTTAATGAAAAACGCAGGAATCAGGGAATTGTGTGCCTTAAGCAGCGGCATATTTGATAACATGATTCAGGTATATGATCGGAATCTGTTCCTTCTTGCTACTGCGAATGAAAGTAAAGGCTTACAGGAATGGGAATACGATAAGACTACGGGAAAGCGAGTGCTTTCCATGGAGATTATTAATGATTTTAAACTGGATAAGCAGTTTAAAGAGACCATGTCAACAAAAGGGCCGCAGGTTTACGAAGGAAGTGCTATTTCCGGAAGGGTTCTATACATAAATTTCTGGGAAGAAGGACAATATGAGGGAAGGCTTTGCATCAGCGAGCTGAATAGAGCACTTACTAAAACAGATGAAGCGATGGCAGCCTGTCTTGCAGAGTATATACAAAGTGCATTAAAGTGGCAGAACTATTTTCCACAGCAAAAGTCCAGAATTTTAGAATCGCTGTTTTTAAAACTTCTGGACGAGAAGATCGTGGATGAAAATGTATTCATACGCAGGCTTGGTGAGTATGAATGGGAAAGAAACGATGCATACTTCTGTATATTGATTAAGATGGATGAAAGAGATTTTGAAATCAGTGCGGGGCTGGCCACCTGCCATAAGCTGGAGATGCAGTTTCCCTTTGCCTTTGCATTTATATATCGGGAAGGTATTCTGATGTTGGTGAATAAAACCAGAATGGATATGGGAATCCACGAATTTTATTCATCATTTGCCCTGTTCCTGCGTGAGGGGCTTTTTAAGGCAGGAATAAGCAGAAGCTCTAAAGATTTTTTCCAGATTCGGGAGTACTATGAGCAGGGTATAATTGCTCTGGAGGTAGGACAGAAAACAGATCCCATGTTCTGGTATTATAAATTTGAGGACTATGTCGTGCCGTATCTGCTGGCAAAGGGAATGAAAGGATATCCGGCCAGGATTTTTTGTCCGGAGGGACTGGTACGGATTTTTGCATATGATGAGGGACATCATACGGATCTGGCCGGAACACTCAGGGTATATCTGGAATGCAATATGAATATTGCGCATGCATCAGAAAAATTATATATTCACAGAAGTACTTTTTTGTATCGCATAGACCGAATTCAAAAGATAAGCAATATGGATATTCGGAATCCGGAAATACGCTTCTGGATTCTGATATCCTATCATCTGCTGGACTATGAGAATTTGTGATGTAAAAATAACTTGACAGAGATTTCATGAATTGTTACAATAGAAAGGTAGTTATGTAGTAATGCTACCTATTTAGAGGGAACGGATATGATAAAGAGTGAAAGAGTGGTTGGCTCCTGTTTTGGAAGCATTTCTCATATTATCCATTATAGAGGGGGACAACAACTGAAAAAGCTTGGGATAACCAGCCAGCAAGGACGCCTTCTGTGGCTTATATATGATAGTATGCGGGCAGAGCATGTGATTAACAGGCAGTATCTGGAGAAAATTATGGATTTGCGGGGTCCTACAGTTACCAGCCTTTTGAATAGCCTGGAGGAAAAGGGCTATATTCTAAGAACTGTCTGCAAAGAGGATCACAGAGCCATGCAGCTGATAATCACCCCATCCGGTGAAGATATGGTGTATAACATAAAGGAAATCTTTGACCGCATGGATGCGAGATTGCTGCGTGGGATGACAGATGAGGAAATTCAGACACTGAGAACACTGCTGTTTAAGGTGTATGATAATCTTTTAATACCGTGAGATTTAAAAGTTCAGCAGGTGAATAGCCTGCTTTCTGATAAATCAATAGGTAGATATACTACCTATATATTTGTGGCTACACCAATATGAGAACCGGTAAATTTTAAAGGAAAGGATGAGTTTATGAGATGGTACGAAAAAAGCAAGAACCAGGTTTTGGAACTGTTAGACGGCAATATGACATGGGGGCTGTCCCGGGAAAGTGTCAGGGAAAAACAAGATAAATACGGAAAAAATGAGTTTGTAAAAGGCGAGAAGCCGAGTCTTATGAAGACAATCTTTCATCATTTGAAGGATGTATCTACGATAGTTCTTATTATAGCGGCAATTCTATCCCTTATGCTGGCTTTACGGCAGGGTGAAGGATTCATTGAGCCGCTTGTGATATCTGCGATTATTGTTATGAATTTAATTTTGGCTATTACGCAGGAGGGAAAGGCAGAAAAGGCTTTGGAATCATTGGCCGACCTGAACAGTCCATCCTGTTTTGTAATACGGGATGGAAACCGTCAGGAAATTGATACAGGCGAACTTGTGCCGGGAGACATCATTCTGGTAGAAACCGGCTCTCTGGTTCCGGCGGATGCAAGAATACTGGAAAGCAATAGCCTGATGGTGGATGAATCATCACTGACAGGAGAAAGCGAAGCGTCGGAGAAGAACGATGAAAAACTTCCGGAGGGAAAAGTGCCTGTTGCGGCACAAAGCAATATGATTTTTTCGGGTTGTCTGGTAACGGCAGGGAATGCGTCCGCAATCGTGACAGACACCGGCATGAATACACAGATGGGGAAAATAGCCGGATTTCTGGAAAGCAGCAAAAAGGGTAAAACACCGCTGCAGCAACGACTGGATAAAGTGGGGAAAAATATCAGTATTGTCGCTGTCATATCGGCTGTTATACTATTTTTTGCCGGCATGATACGGGGAGATAACTTCTGGAGCATGATTATGCTGGCCGTGACGCTGGCAGTAGCAGCAGTACCGGAAACCTTATCTTTGATTGTTACTTTAAGTCTGTCAAATGGTGTTAAGAATATGGTGCAGAAGAATGCATTGATTCGAAAACTTTCAGCAGTTGAGACACTGGGAAATACTTCCGTGATCTGTTCTGATAAGACAGGAACACTGACACAAAACCGGATGTCCATCAAAAGAATGTGCCTGAATGGAGAAAACCCGGTAAGAGACACAGACAGGTTTTCTGATAAGCAGACAGAATTTCTAAAATTATTGGCTTGCGCCAGCAATGCGGTGATTCAGGTAGACGATGAGGGAAAGCAGCAGTATATCGGGGATGCAACAGAATCCGCCATTATAAGACTGCTAAGTGATAAGGGAATGGATAAGACAGAGATAGAAAAAGAATATCCGCGCGTGGCCGAGATACCATTTTCTTCTGAACGAAAGATGATGACAGTAGTGGTCAGGGCTCCCAAAGGCGGCTTTATTGTTTTGACAAAAGGGGCACTGGATCGTATCCCTTTTAACCGGAGAGAAGCAGAACGTGCAAAACAGATTCAAAGGCTGCATGATGCATTTGCACAGGATGCATTGCGGGTGATTGCCCTTGGCATGCGACATATCGACGAACTTCCCGGTGAATCTGAGCTCGCATCACTGGAGCAGAATCTGGATTTCGCAGGTATCATAGGGCTGATTGATCCTCCCAGAGCGGAAGCGGCAGAGGCAATTGTAAAGGCGGAGAAAGCGGGTATCCGTACAATTATGATAACGGGTGATCATGCAGCTACTGCAGGAGCAATTGCCAAAGAAATTGGTATCCTGTCTGCAGAACAAAAGGTTATCACCGGTGCAGAGTTGGAGGAGATGACAGATGAAGAACTGGAATCTTCGATTGAAGCGTATTCCGTGTATGCGAGAGTTGCACCGGCAGACAAGATACGAATCGTAGAGGCGTGGCAGAAGAAGGGAGACGTGGTTGCCATGACAGGCGATGGCGTCAATGATGCCCCGGCCCTGAAGGCTGCTGATGTGGGAATTGCCATGGGAAAGGCAGGAACAGAAGTAGCGAAGAACGCTTCAGACATGGTACTGACCGACGATAATTTCGCCACGATTGTAGAGGCGGTGCATGAGGGAAGAAAGGTATATTCTAATATAAGAAAGACAATTTATTTCCTGTTAGTATGTAATCTTTCGGAAATATTTGTGATGCTGTTTGCACAGCTTGCCGGATGGGGCGTTCTGGTAACCCCGGTAATGCTGTTGTTGATTAATGTGCTGGGTGATGGAATCCCCGGACTTCAGCTTGCGAAAGAACAATCGGATATGAAAATTATGGAAAGCAAGCCGGTAAAGCGTTCGGAAAGTCTGTTTAGCGGCGGGCTTCTCCAGGTAATTGTTCAACAGACAGTTCTCTGTTCCGTAGTAGTGCTGGTGGCCTTCTATATTGGTGCTTATATCCCAGTCGGTACGGGAGAACCTTCACTGCAGATGGGGCAGACGCTGGCCTTTCTGGTATTGGGCTGGACCTCTATACTGCACATCTTTACGGTACGGAGCAGGGTTTCTATGTTCAAACGTTCTCTTTCAGATAATCCGATGCTGGCAGTCAGTGCCGTCACCATGATGCTTGCATTGGTTGTACTATGTACGGTCCCGTGGATTGGAGAACCTCTTGGACTGACGGTTATTGATACTGCTTATTGGGGTGCAGGGATCATACTGAGCATCCTCCCATCCTTTGTAGCAGAGATAAAGAAACATTTTGACAACCGGACTGTGTACAGGGAATATGAATATTCCTCTGACCATGCGTGACAATTCATATGATATAAGGGGCAAAAGGTTGTTTGACCTTTTGCCCCTTATATCATATCTATTCAACTTTCTGTTTTCCTAAATTAAGAACAATATTCAAAATAATCGTAACAACTCCGGCAACAAATAATCCATTACTGAAAAGCATGGAAAGAACGACAGGCAGTTTTTCAAATGCACCTGACGTAAAGGAGGCGCCGACACCAAGGGCCAGTCCTGTTCCCACAATCAGAGAGTTATTGTTATCCGAATAATCAACGGATGAAAGGATAGAAATCCCGGCTGCAGAGATTGTGCCAAACAGTGCCAGGGTCGCGCCGCCGATTACTGGCTTTGGGATACAGGTGATGAAGGCTGAACATTTTGGAATCAGGCTGATAATCAGCAGCATAATCCCTGCACAGCCCACGGTAGAACGGGCTCCGATTCCTGAGAGTTTAATAACCCCCACGTTTTCATTAAACATGGAGGAGGGAACTGAGTTAAAGGCTCCTGCCACCATCTGTGCAAAAGCCTGCCCACGCATACCGTCCACTTTTGCCTTATCATCTGTATGGGTTCCACGTACATCATCCAGAAAGGCATAGACGCCGATACATTGAATCATGTTGATTACGCAAAATAAGGTCATGATCAGTGTGGCATCCAGTCTGAATTTTGGAAATCCGAAATGAAATGGTGTAATCAGTTCAAACCAACGGGCTTCTGTTACCGGAGTGAAATCCACCATGCCAAGAGGAACGGCAATTAAAGTACCTATCCCAAGGCCAAGCAAGAGAGAGATAGATTGAATCAGGGCATTTCCAAAGCGGTTAAATAATACGATACATATCAGGACTACCAACCCCAAAATCAGATTCTTAACATCGCCAAAACCGGATACGCCGTCCCCTCCTGCCAGATCGGAAAAGGCAGTAGGTGCCAAAGTTATGCCGATTAAGGTAACAAAGGACCCAATCACCACAGGAGGAAAGAATTTCAGTATACGCTGCATAAAGAAACAGACGATAAACATCAAAAGACCCGAGGCAATAATTGCTCCAAATACGGTTGGAAGACCGTATTGCCGGCCGATTACAATCATAGCACCCAAAGGGGCAAATGCTGAGCCGAGTACGATAGGCAGTCTGGAACCGATATGCCTGCCCAGGCCATATACCTGAATCAGGATTGCGATAGCACTGGTGAAAAGATTTGCAGCTACCAGATATGCAGTGGTTTTCGCATCAAGACCCAGCGGCCCGCTCATAATTAATGGTACGGCGATGGAGCCGGGGCACATAGTCAATACATGCTGTAATCCCATAATCAGATTTTGCGAAACAGATGTTTTGTTTTCCAAAGTTTGTGAATTACCATCTGACATAGATTTTTCCATGGAAACTCCTCCTATAATCCATTATTGAATGTAATTAATCCCAGTAACCCTGGTGTACCTGGGCGGCCTCAACCTCCAGTTCCGGAAAAGGACCGACAACTTTGATATCTTTTTGCCCTTTGCTGAAAACATCACGGCAGGGAAGGTCAAAGGTAGGATTCTGTTCATTACTGCCTGTAAGCTCCAGAAGGCGGCGCTCTGTCATAGCGTATGCGACGGTTCCGATACCTGCCCAGTAGATGGCTCCAGAACACATGGCGCATGGCTCAGCTGTCGTATAAAGTGTACAGTCTTTTAAGAAATCTCTGGAATATTCATGTGAGGCGCGTGCTGCCAGAGTAGCTTCTGCATGACCGGTGCATATCTTTTCGGTAATCTCAATATTCTCCTGTTCCATCACAATATTGCCCTCACCATCTACGAGAATTGCTCCAAAAGGTGTATTTCCGTGGGCTCTGGAGTCTCTGGAAACCTGGATTGCTCTTTTTAAATATTCTTCATGACTTTTACGATTGCTCATAATATTTCCTCCTAGTTATAATGTAATAGGTAATACCTTATACGTATAATAACATATCAAATCTTATTATTCAATTGTTTTTTTAGTAAATTTTATGTATAATGGGAACATCAGCAAATTGTCTAGCCGCTTAAGCAAATAGGCTGAAGCGTATTTGAGCGAGGTATATTTTCAGATGAAGAAAATCAAATCACAATCTCTTAGCGATGAGGTAAGGCAGGAGATTTTAAATTATATTAAGACTTCTTTTGATGGTAAGGATAATAAACTGCCAACAGAAGAACAGTTTTGTGAAATATTGGGCGTCAGCCGTATTACAATACGCACGGCCTTGAATTCCCTTGCAAGTGACGGGATTATCTTCCGGCGCCAGGGCAAGGGAACCTTTATCAATCCTCAGGCAGTAAGTATGAAAGTCCAGTTCAACCCGGTATCACTATTCAGTGATATGATTGTCCAATGTGGGTATAAGCCGTCTATAAAACTTCTGAAATCCCAGCGTATCAGGGCAGATCAGAAGGCAGCGGATCTGCTGCAGATATCCGAAGGCGATGCTGTTGTTTCCGCAAAGAAGATATTTTTGGCCGATGATAAGCCCTGCGCCTATTGTGCGGATTATTTTCCGGAATCCATATTGAAAAGTCCTGCCGATCTCAAATTGATTGAAGAGTATCCGGATTCTCTTTTTGATTTTCTGGATGCACGCTGTGAAAGGAAGGTAGAGTGGGATCGCACAGAAATTTTGACGGTGACCAATGCAGACCATCCGGAATTAACGGAGTACTTTCAGTGTGGGAACCGCATAAAAGCATTTTTACTCCTGGATTGTATTAATTTTGACGGAAATGATCATCCGGCGGTGTATGCCCAGGAATATGTGGACACGAATTACATTAAATTCAACAGTATACGACAGAAGAAATATCGGTCATAGAAGACAGGTACAATATAAAACAGAGAAGGTGAGGAAGTTGCATATGCGTATAGAGCATGAGGTTTTAAAGGAAACCATAAAAAAGGCGTTGCTGCATGCAGGCCTGAATGAAGAAGCGGCCGAAGTCTGTGCAAAGACACATGCCGCATCCAGTGCGGATGGGATCGAAAGCCATGGCTTGAACCGGGTTCCCCGTTTTGTGGAATATGTCCAAAAGGGGTGGGTTGACCCAAAGGCAAAGCCGCAGCTCGTACAGGCAAAAGGTGCAGTAGAAAATTATGACGGACACTTGGGAATTGGTATTACAAATGCAATTTATTGTTCCGACAGGGCTGTTGAACTGGCTAAAATCCATGGAATTGGCTGCGTTACATTGAAGAATACAACCCACTGGATGCGGGGTGGGACTTATGCGTGGCGGATGGCAGAAGCCGGATACATGGGGATATGCTGGACAAATACGGAAAGTTGTATGCCCTTGTGGGGAAGTGATGAACCGGGAGTCGGCAATAATCCATTCTGTGTGGCTATTCCCCGTGAAAATGGGCCAATAGTCCTGGATATGGCTATGAGCCAGTATGCATATGGGAAATTGGGCGTGTACAGACTCGCAGGGAAAGAATTACCTTATCCCGGAGGTTTTGATAAAGACGGACATTTAACTTCGGATCCGGGAGCAATCGAAGACAGTAAGAGAATTCTCCCAACCGGT
The window above is part of the Novisyntrophococcus fermenticellae genome. Proteins encoded here:
- a CDS encoding cation-translocating P-type ATPase is translated as MRWYEKSKNQVLELLDGNMTWGLSRESVREKQDKYGKNEFVKGEKPSLMKTIFHHLKDVSTIVLIIAAILSLMLALRQGEGFIEPLVISAIIVMNLILAITQEGKAEKALESLADLNSPSCFVIRDGNRQEIDTGELVPGDIILVETGSLVPADARILESNSLMVDESSLTGESEASEKNDEKLPEGKVPVAAQSNMIFSGCLVTAGNASAIVTDTGMNTQMGKIAGFLESSKKGKTPLQQRLDKVGKNISIVAVISAVILFFAGMIRGDNFWSMIMLAVTLAVAAVPETLSLIVTLSLSNGVKNMVQKNALIRKLSAVETLGNTSVICSDKTGTLTQNRMSIKRMCLNGENPVRDTDRFSDKQTEFLKLLACASNAVIQVDDEGKQQYIGDATESAIIRLLSDKGMDKTEIEKEYPRVAEIPFSSERKMMTVVVRAPKGGFIVLTKGALDRIPFNRREAERAKQIQRLHDAFAQDALRVIALGMRHIDELPGESELASLEQNLDFAGIIGLIDPPRAEAAEAIVKAEKAGIRTIMITGDHAATAGAIAKEIGILSAEQKVITGAELEEMTDEELESSIEAYSVYARVAPADKIRIVEAWQKKGDVVAMTGDGVNDAPALKAADVGIAMGKAGTEVAKNASDMVLTDDNFATIVEAVHEGRKVYSNIRKTIYFLLVCNLSEIFVMLFAQLAGWGVLVTPVMLLLINVLGDGIPGLQLAKEQSDMKIMESKPVKRSESLFSGGLLQVIVQQTVLCSVVVLVAFYIGAYIPVGTGEPSLQMGQTLAFLVLGWTSILHIFTVRSRVSMFKRSLSDNPMLAVSAVTMMLALVVLCTVPWIGEPLGLTVIDTAYWGAGIILSILPSFVAEIKKHFDNRTVYREYEYSSDHA
- a CDS encoding GntR family transcriptional regulator gives rise to the protein MKKIKSQSLSDEVRQEILNYIKTSFDGKDNKLPTEEQFCEILGVSRITIRTALNSLASDGIIFRRQGKGTFINPQAVSMKVQFNPVSLFSDMIVQCGYKPSIKLLKSQRIRADQKAADLLQISEGDAVVSAKKIFLADDKPCAYCADYFPESILKSPADLKLIEEYPDSLFDFLDARCERKVEWDRTEILTVTNADHPELTEYFQCGNRIKAFLLLDCINFDGNDHPAVYAQEYVDTNYIKFNSIRQKKYRS
- the yiaK gene encoding 3-dehydro-L-gulonate 2-dehydrogenase, which encodes MRIEHEVLKETIKKALLHAGLNEEAAEVCAKTHAASSADGIESHGLNRVPRFVEYVQKGWVDPKAKPQLVQAKGAVENYDGHLGIGITNAIYCSDRAVELAKIHGIGCVTLKNTTHWMRGGTYAWRMAEAGYMGICWTNTESCMPLWGSDEPGVGNNPFCVAIPRENGPIVLDMAMSQYAYGKLGVYRLAGKELPYPGGFDKDGHLTSDPGAIEDSKRILPTGYWKGSGMAIVLDLAAALMANGKSGTDLDEENQGSCTGCCQIFIAYDPYLFGSRDEIQAMLDKRVAAADSSHPEEAGRKVSCPGERTIQVRKESMEKGIQVNEQIWEQVKAIAEGNMDITDISVR
- a CDS encoding nucleoside deaminase, with translation MSNRKSHEEYLKRAIQVSRDSRAHGNTPFGAILVDGEGNIVMEQENIEITEKICTGHAEATLAARASHEYSRDFLKDCTLYTTAEPCAMCSGAIYWAGIGTVAYAMTERRLLELTGSNEQNPTFDLPCRDVFSKGQKDIKVVGPFPELEVEAAQVHQGYWD
- a CDS encoding MarR family winged helix-turn-helix transcriptional regulator, producing MIKSERVVGSCFGSISHIIHYRGGQQLKKLGITSQQGRLLWLIYDSMRAEHVINRQYLEKIMDLRGPTVTSLLNSLEEKGYILRTVCKEDHRAMQLIITPSGEDMVYNIKEIFDRMDARLLRGMTDEEIQTLRTLLFKVYDNLLIP
- a CDS encoding TIM barrel protein, with the protein product MTICIEVLNRFENFLINTAEEGCEYIKQIGENNVKLMLDTFHMNIEEESFGEAIRKTGKYLGHFHTGECNRMVPGKGRIPWKEIGDALSDIGYNQAVVMEPFVQMGGRVGQDVKLWREMYPNISEEKLDEDARQALNFQRYLLNR
- a CDS encoding uracil-xanthine permease family protein, which encodes MEKSMSDGNSQTLENKTSVSQNLIMGLQHVLTMCPGSIAVPLIMSGPLGLDAKTTAYLVAANLFTSAIAILIQVYGLGRHIGSRLPIVLGSAFAPLGAMIVIGRQYGLPTVFGAIIASGLLMFIVCFFMQRILKFFPPVVIGSFVTLIGITLAPTAFSDLAGGDGVSGFGDVKNLILGLVVLICIVLFNRFGNALIQSISLLLGLGIGTLIAVPLGMVDFTPVTEARWFELITPFHFGFPKFRLDATLIMTLFCVINMIQCIGVYAFLDDVRGTHTDDKAKVDGMRGQAFAQMVAGAFNSVPSSMFNENVGVIKLSGIGARSTVGCAGIMLLIISLIPKCSAFITCIPKPVIGGATLALFGTISAAGISILSSVDYSDNNNSLIVGTGLALGVGASFTSGAFEKLPVVLSMLFSNGLFVAGVVTIILNIVLNLGKQKVE
- a CDS encoding PucR family transcriptional regulator; its protein translation is MRLSMAVLYEYFEKRDGEIWGEPEKSLYLKGAVWYRKGGSEKTSDLIYVGYAEDMEGEPEGEFHGICLIGNQVLQKQRRRNWIYLSGNKVLPDVFNEVQNLFFYYQEWEEELHKALMKNAGIRELCALSSGIFDNMIQVYDRNLFLLATANESKGLQEWEYDKTTGKRVLSMEIINDFKLDKQFKETMSTKGPQVYEGSAISGRVLYINFWEEGQYEGRLCISELNRALTKTDEAMAACLAEYIQSALKWQNYFPQQKSRILESLFLKLLDEKIVDENVFIRRLGEYEWERNDAYFCILIKMDERDFEISAGLATCHKLEMQFPFAFAFIYREGILMLVNKTRMDMGIHEFYSSFALFLREGLFKAGISRSSKDFFQIREYYEQGIIALEVGQKTDPMFWYYKFEDYVVPYLLAKGMKGYPARIFCPEGLVRIFAYDEGHHTDLAGTLRVYLECNMNIAHASEKLYIHRSTFLYRIDRIQKISNMDIRNPEIRFWILISYHLLDYENL
- a CDS encoding uroporphyrinogen decarboxylase family protein — translated: MSESNQKLYQERLKRVEDAIALKESDRVPIAPFIGAYPYVLDGATYKDSMYNYDRASEALVHYYELFQPDATTHTAFTSGRANELAQSSMIDWPGRPGTRVPDFSTHQVIEREFMSQEEYPELISDFTGFMLRKYIPRAFPALKGLGDINFVPSIVLSTTPLASLYSTQAQEAFSLLSKIGEEDKKAAAATNSVSSSLANLGFPPFITGVGEAPFDILGDYYRGTLGALADQLECPDEVEAACDILADIQIASYSYFKAVPMPVKRVFFPLHKGMDGFMNPRQYEKLYWKPLKKIILALIDMGVTPFIYTEGKYNTRIEQLADVPKGKVLYHFETVDMKEAKRILGDVACISGNLPIYLLEFGTKQQVIDYCKNLIDTCAPGGGYIFDTNGSIDNAKRENLEAMFETIKTYGKK